A DNA window from Pseudorasbora parva isolate DD20220531a chromosome 19, ASM2467924v1, whole genome shotgun sequence contains the following coding sequences:
- the fabp10b gene encoding fatty acid-binding protein, liver — translation MDFSGSWKLCEQDNPEAFLRAISAPEIYIKMMKEVKPVTVIEQKGEEFSICVKTALRSHTNTFSIGTETEFNTMDGKKIKGTARLVDGKIVIESDKFTHVRELQGEEMIETLTAGGATLVRRSRRL, via the exons ATGGACTTCAGTGGAAGCTGGAAACTGTGTGAACAGGACAATCCAGAGGCGTTTCTCAGAGCCATAT CGGCTCCTgagatttatattaaaatgatgAAAGAGGTGAAACCTGTGACTGTGATCGAGCAGAAGGGAGAAGAGTTCAGCATCTGTGTGAAAACTGCCCTCCGGAGCCACACAAACACCTTCAGCATCggcacagagactgagttcaACACCATGGACGGCAAGAAGATCAag GGAACAGCTCGGCTCGTCGATGGGAAGATTGTGATTGAATCGGATAAATTCACCCACGTGCGAGAGCTCCAGGGCGAGGAGATGATCGAG ACGCTGACCGCTGGAGGAGCGACCCTCGTGCGCAGGAGCCGGCGCCTTTAA